The following nucleotide sequence is from Paralichthys olivaceus isolate ysfri-2021 chromosome 22, ASM2471397v2, whole genome shotgun sequence.
ACTTTTTATTATACAagctgtaataaaactgaaaatgagcGATGAAAAGTTTTGACACCGGATTCATGGGTTCCTcgatcttttcttcttcttcctaaAACTTAAAGTGCCAAAAGCTCCCAGTACCTCAGCTTTGGTTGTGCACATTAACTTTTACtttgtgttattattgtgtGGAGCaacaaatgtgttgattttaaGTGTGAATACATCAAGTCCATTGTATAACACAGGATCTGTCCAATTTTAGAAAGGCACAATACAAAGAGTATTGTGACTTGTCCCTACTTGTGTGAATATGTGCTTGAAGGAGAAAAACTTGTATTTATACCAATAGTTGAGGAGTTACTCATACATTCAACATTTAagtaaacatgaataaaaatgtactcaagtaaaagtaccatgtttacttttctacttgagttcAATGAAGTTGCATTTTAATGTAGTTAAAGTATTGAATGTACCTGGAAGTGAAGTtgaaaatagatagatagaattaAACAAGTgcaccttttattttttaacaatttattAACAATAAACCATTTTgacaacatttacaaaataaaaacggAATTGTCAGGACGCATAGTTTTCTGTAAGTGGAGGCTCTTGTAAAAAGTACATCAGAAAGACACTTTAGAATATcataaactaaaaaaataaacattttcatgtgtttttattattactgtCATTTTTCACTGTTCAGTCGTGCGTACAGGCCTGTGTTGCACAGAGACTCTTTGCTCTGCAGGTAGGAAAGGTCACGGAACATGCCTGGGAAAGAATACGAGTCCAGGGGCGGACGCAGTGGAAACACTGGCATCAGTCCTGATGTCATGTACGGTGACACGAAACCTGCAGAGGAGTAGGCCAGCCGTAAAGGGCTGAGGCCGAGGCGAGGGCTGAGGCCGTACATGCTCTCTCCCCCGGCGGCCGGAGGTGCTATGTGGAGCGGGGAGAAGGCGGATTTGTTCCCCATTGCACCGAGCGCTCCGGGCAGTCCCACTGAAGGCCTGAGCGAGTTTGGGTGATTAGACACAGACGAGCTGTCTGAGTcgatcttgttttctttggagcTCAACACCAGCTCGATGGATTTGACAATGTCACCTTTGCACGTTCTCACCATAGACTCCAGTGTGTCCCGCTTCTGATGCGGGAAAATCTTAGCCATGATGTCGGTGGGGTTGCGCTCCAGGCTCGGGTATATGTCCCGGGATTTGTCCGTCTCGCTCCCTGACTCGGGGTCCGAGGAGGAGAGTGATCTCTGCGGGCTCTCTGTGTGGTCTGAGCGCTGATCGAACACCGGGGATGGACTCGCACTGTCCTCGATGAATGAAGCGGCCGTGCTTGTGTCTTTGCCTGGAGACAACTCCTTGGCACTTGGGGAGGGCAGCCGTGTGGAGTGGGGTGCAAAGAGGGGTCGACCCATGAATCCGTTGTAAAAGTTGTACTTGCCAAGTTTGTCATCTGAAATgtacatgaaagagaaaaatttAGTTTAAAGTCATGTTTGCATCCAAACTGTGCGTAAAATGCGCACAAAGCAAccttccaaaataaaaaacccttaATTTGTGTTGTGCATAAAACCAAGGTAGTAACACATAATTGTGAATATAAATTGTGATGATACAAATGACGGTAATCAGAagtgacttttttattttaacttacCATCCTTTTGCATCTCTGTTCCAAAAACATCAAAACTGGGAGCAGCTGGAGTGTTGCTGGTTGTCGCAGGCACCCCGGGGCCCACAGGTGACCCCTGAGGGATCCCCGCTTCCCCTCCGATCCCTGGACCGGAGTACAAGAGCCTCAGCTCCCGGGCCTCGCTCTCCTCCTGGGCTTGCTGCCTCCTCAGCGCCACCTGCGCGGCCATCACCCGCTGCCGCTCCGCAATGAGGGTGCACTTTGCGCACACGCAATCTCTCCAGCGGCAGAAGCGCTTGTGGCCCTTGAGCGCGGACACTACGCCGTGGTTCCTGCATCTGGCGCACTTCGGGGTGCGCGGGTATCCCCTCTCCAGTGTTGGATTACAAGCCCGGAGGAAGAGAGGCGGAGGGCGCATGAGGGAAGGGGGCACCTGCAAGCCACCGAGCGAGTTCGCGACGAGGCCAAGCGGTCTGATTCTGCTCTCCATTGCCTGAGGGAGCACAGTCTTCCTTCCAATACGGTTATTCAGGTAATGTCATTCAAGGGCCCTCTGTGCGTGAGTGGAGTCTGTACTGCCGCTGGCACCGTGCACCAGCGCGCCTTAAGTGTCTCCTCTCCAGGTGGTTTGACGTGAAATACAACACCCTCGTCACACCCCTTTCCGCTGCAGCCTCTTAAAACCCTATCCTGTCTATTTGCATCCCGGATGAATAGTGGTCTAATCTGATGCTGTTGAACCTATAAACAGCTGCGGtttggaggtaaaaaaaaaagtgaggcCTGCTAAAAAACTGGATGATATTTAATTCCACTTTTAAAAGTGGAATCTGCTGGTTGCTGGAATTCCTTTGCTGCAGGACTGACAAAGATTTAATATGCACCaatatgcaaataaaaagaAGCAAAGTCAAGTAAAGGAAATCATGTGGCCTCAGGACGGCTACATACAATGACCCCCTTTGGTTTTACCCTGTACTGAACAATGAATATTCCCTGTTAGGatgtttttaacaaaacaatgggcCCCTGACAGCCACAAAAGCAAACAGGTAATTATCTACCTGGTTATTCTGTTGAACAAATTACCTCGACAAAGGACCCATCTGTCAACAAACACTGTAGTGAGATTGGCGGATAACTAATCACACCTTGTcacatgtttcattcatttctcacCATTCAATTGGGATCCGGTTGCACGCAGCAGATTATCTTACCGTTATTACAGCAACTGGAGCATAATGTGACAAGCACGGTGGCAATCACCAAGGGAAACACATAACTGAACCATTGTTAGCCATTTATACAATGCAATACAATGTAATGCAATCTAAACATCCAATGAAATACAACTGTATTAATGTATTTGAATAAGTTAAGTTGAGTTTTGAGGGTGTGGTAGAAAAATATATCTATTCCATGtgctcagaaataaaaataaaatacaaagatgGAGGAATACTAAAAATACAGATGAAGCAGAGCATGTCTAATATTCTCTCCATGTGCCAAGtatcaaacacaaataatatCTATATCTGCATCACATCATTGTCTATTGTGCTTCAAGTTGGgggtttttctgtctgtgtactGTATACAAGCACATTTCTGAGCAGTCACGTGTAGGCAGActctaaaacaataaataaaatgtgagtaCTGGTCGTATTCAAAGCTATCAGACATCCCCTGATCATCTTTAGCTGTAAGAGCGAGACATCAGTGGCTTCCTCCGCTCTCCCTGTAGATCAGCCTCCACTAGATTCCCCCTGAATAATGGATGTGGGTTAAAGAGGTTGTGGGTGGAAGCACTCAAGCCCCTCGTGGCGTTTTATGGAGATAATGATTCTCTGAGGGGCATCGCTGAGGAACATGTGCTGCAACACAGGCCAGAAAAAAGGCTGTGAGTGCAATACACAATGATTTGATGCAGATATTATTCATCATGTATGTTTTACTTAGACTGTGAGGTGTTTCAGCTTCCTGGTAAAAGAAGCTTGCTGTTCTGGAAACCAAACTTAATGAGTGACTGCCGCTACTTTTCCCACCTCTTCTTTGCACGGACGCCTGCTCCATCAGTCCCTAAGTGATGGATCTTATCAGCAGACCTGTGCCTCCCTCCTTTGCAGCAGGGGAAGATGTACTCTGCAGATCTGCACACAAAGTGCATAATGCATATTGCACAAAAAAACTATCTCTGGTCTTGTGTGTGTCGTAACAACAGCGTCCTGATGATGACTTTTTGAGAAGCGAATTTCCAAAAGATGCAACTGAAGTTACGACCTCTCCTGATAGACAGGGGTTGGTACAGACTCAGTATGAGTATGAGTATGCAAGTGCGTATGCTTGGAACATAAATAAATTCCAGTGATGCAGATGCAGATGCAGCGTGGACGCACATGCAGCTTTTATCACTTCATCCACTGTGAAGAGGAATTCCAGGTTTGGATTTTGTGGCTGGCAAGTTTATCCAGGCACATAAAGCTGCTCTCACCTGGATTTATACGGACCAGTTGCAGCTTTTCAGCAAAAGCATGGTACACGTGTGTTTCTCTGTATATTGAGATCAAGTTTAGACTCATATTCTATCTACCTAGGCGAGGTAAGCCTGTATAAATTGGATTATAGATAAAAGCCTCCTTGTTATATTTACTCATTTACCGGctcttgtgttttcctctggatCATTGGATCACAAGGCCAAGCCAGGCTGGTTGTTTAAAGTGCCTTCAGTCGAAAATGGGATTTCTCAACTACAGTGTGCTAGTTGATCATAAACGAATCTACAGGAAAAGTAGACCACACTGTTATCTTTAGCAAAACCATTCGTCCAGTTCCATGGTTTACATGGAGGATGTGTTTTAAAGTCTTTTGTTCCCCTACCAACATCACCCCTAACAGAACGGAGGGACTATCAGGTATAAGAGAAGTGCGAGTAGATATGGCCAGACAGTGTCTTAATTGTGTTCCTAACAGATCTGCTCATGTCAGATATGGTGTTTCATCACAGCCATGCGCCTCCGAGGACAGGGCTTTATCAGTGCAGCTTCTTATCTGACACAAGGTGGCTGctaatctactcacaaatctcACAAAACCTGATTATGTCTCCCACtgtcagagagatggagggagggagggaggagaggtgagaaggtaaggcagagaggaagagtcaTTTAACTATAATTCATGGCATCTAGACACATTCttttcttatatactgtctataaaatcaatatatattttagcATTTATCAAATATTTGGATCTTCGCAAGCAGttccaagttttcatttttttattgtcaacTCTCACATGACTCGACCTGGGCATTGGAAACATTTCAGCATCTCCAGTTTCACCAATG
It contains:
- the LOC109634771 gene encoding doublesex- and mab-3-related transcription factor A1, producing the protein MESRIRPLGLVANSLGGLQVPPSLMRPPPLFLRACNPTLERGYPRTPKCARCRNHGVVSALKGHKRFCRWRDCVCAKCTLIAERQRVMAAQVALRRQQAQEESEARELRLLYSGPGIGGEAGIPQGSPVGPGVPATTSNTPAAPSFDVFGTEMQKDDDKLGKYNFYNGFMGRPLFAPHSTRLPSPSAKELSPGKDTSTAASFIEDSASPSPVFDQRSDHTESPQRSLSSSDPESGSETDKSRDIYPSLERNPTDIMAKIFPHQKRDTLESMVRTCKGDIVKSIELVLSSKENKIDSDSSSVSNHPNSLRPSVGLPGALGAMGNKSAFSPLHIAPPAAGGESMYGLSPRLGLSPLRLAYSSAGFVSPYMTSGLMPVFPLRPPLDSYSFPGMFRDLSYLQSKESLCNTGLYARLNSEK